From Candidatus Eremiobacterota bacterium, one genomic window encodes:
- a CDS encoding proteasome accessory factor PafA2 family protein — protein MNERIYGYETEFALIISDDKGDSGKVRRLRIYDALERLISLRLKVLPGAYRKKGIFMQNGGLFNYEALHSRFLDGLVEMATPECRTAREAARYHEAQTELLRDMIKKVNDDPGGLGTSGEQLSLDESKFSFGPLLMAAFVIVLFHMLFTGLSWMHLFALPALMMLIILDMLRMFTPLKEDSSGPFQGKIIIGKSNRDASGKYISSHENYLVEDNMPFAGRFVILLAAPLFYAAYGILTLVSYIPLIIMFLITAGFSFGSGLLVSFFSGLKGMEEKGEKLADFAQKILGSEECFTSYFVKVQGDFSYILFYPLVQLYSLVISPFVFHRYQQDLVPFLCTRTLFSGSGKITLPEVKEIPSKESGEYRSLFQISQRAMAMKAVARIFFDDEIRPLIDLRDCFLEPLSAFRRKKRMHLLFSDTNMSSIGVYLKLGITGLIIEMIEDGVTFEEVRLRDPLDALKVVACDTSLREKLELVSGEKATALEIQRKYLARAKEHFSGPALQNDALRDLLEKWEYVLSCLEINPHLLYKKIDWVTKKDLIEEICRGRGTLGEIGEIAHWIAWITLKCPDKWPGELYTLELLENALDEKSFSEFRGFLELNELSYEEFVKRWRLYYEVAKADFKFHQLDDEGYYYQLARSELVEGLFTPEEIAWATIDPPLDTRALIRGELIKRYGMHFDAENPEAFRLKDLSKVKIGWNVFCTLWPLTFLPSRTLSFNDPFQNDFIELEKKLEQMESLMENPPSSISSGGDYPFIDS, from the coding sequence GTGAACGAGAGAATTTATGGCTACGAGACAGAATTCGCCCTCATCATCTCAGACGACAAGGGAGACTCCGGGAAGGTAAGACGGCTCAGGATATATGACGCCCTTGAGCGCCTCATCAGCCTGAGGCTCAAGGTGCTCCCGGGAGCTTACAGGAAAAAGGGAATCTTCATGCAGAATGGAGGGCTCTTCAACTATGAGGCCCTCCATTCCCGTTTTCTTGACGGCCTCGTCGAGATGGCTACCCCCGAATGCCGCACGGCCAGGGAGGCGGCGCGCTACCACGAGGCGCAGACCGAGCTGCTGAGGGACATGATAAAGAAAGTGAATGACGATCCCGGCGGCCTTGGCACCTCAGGAGAGCAGCTGTCCCTTGACGAGAGCAAATTCTCTTTCGGCCCACTCCTGATGGCCGCCTTCGTGATAGTGCTCTTTCATATGCTCTTTACAGGGCTTTCCTGGATGCACCTCTTCGCATTGCCTGCCCTTATGATGCTGATCATCCTTGACATGCTCAGAATGTTCACCCCTCTGAAAGAGGACTCTTCAGGCCCCTTCCAGGGAAAGATCATTATCGGCAAGAGTAACAGGGACGCCTCGGGAAAATATATCAGCTCCCACGAAAACTACCTTGTCGAAGATAACATGCCATTTGCCGGCAGGTTTGTCATCCTGCTGGCAGCGCCTCTCTTTTACGCCGCCTATGGAATTCTCACCCTTGTCTCCTACATCCCCCTCATCATCATGTTCCTCATCACGGCCGGCTTTTCATTCGGCTCGGGGCTCCTCGTGTCATTTTTCTCCGGCCTGAAGGGCATGGAGGAAAAGGGTGAGAAGCTCGCCGATTTTGCGCAGAAAATCCTGGGAAGCGAAGAGTGCTTTACAAGCTACTTTGTCAAGGTCCAGGGGGACTTCTCCTATATCCTTTTCTATCCCCTCGTGCAGCTCTATTCCCTTGTCATCTCGCCCTTTGTTTTCCACCGCTACCAGCAGGATCTCGTGCCTTTCCTCTGCACGAGGACCCTTTTCTCGGGATCAGGGAAAATAACCCTCCCTGAGGTAAAGGAGATTCCCTCGAAGGAGAGCGGGGAGTACCGCTCCCTCTTCCAGATCTCCCAGCGCGCCATGGCCATGAAGGCCGTGGCGAGAATATTTTTTGATGACGAGATAAGGCCCCTCATCGATCTCAGGGACTGCTTCCTGGAGCCTCTCTCGGCCTTCAGGCGCAAAAAGCGCATGCACCTCCTTTTCAGCGACACCAATATGTCATCCATCGGCGTCTATCTCAAGCTTGGCATCACGGGCCTCATCATCGAGATGATAGAGGATGGCGTCACCTTTGAGGAGGTCAGGCTCAGGGATCCCCTTGATGCCCTGAAGGTCGTGGCATGCGACACCTCTCTCAGGGAAAAGCTCGAGCTCGTCAGTGGAGAGAAAGCAACGGCCCTGGAAATCCAGAGGAAGTATCTCGCCAGGGCGAAAGAGCATTTTTCAGGCCCGGCGCTCCAGAATGACGCCCTGAGGGATCTCCTGGAGAAATGGGAATATGTGCTGTCATGCCTCGAGATTAATCCCCACCTTCTCTACAAGAAGATAGACTGGGTCACCAAGAAGGACCTTATCGAGGAAATCTGCCGGGGAAGGGGAACGCTTGGTGAAATCGGCGAGATAGCCCACTGGATCGCCTGGATCACCCTGAAGTGTCCCGACAAGTGGCCCGGCGAGCTCTATACCCTTGAGCTCCTCGAGAATGCCCTGGACGAAAAATCCTTCAGCGAGTTCAGGGGCTTTCTGGAGCTCAATGAGCTTTCTTACGAAGAGTTCGTGAAGCGCTGGCGCCTCTATTACGAAGTAGCCAAGGCTGACTTCAAGTTCCACCAGCTTGACGATGAAGGCTACTACTACCAGCTTGCACGGTCAGAGCTCGTTGAGGGGCTCTTTACGCCCGAGGAGATTGCCTGGGCCACGATTGATCCCCCGCTGGACACAAGGGCACTCATCAGGGGCGAGCTAATCAAGAGGTATGGCATGCACTTCGACGCCGAGAATCCCGAGGCATTCAGGCTGAAAGACCTCTCGAAGGTGAAGATTGGCTGGAACGTATTCTGCACCCTCTGGCCCCTCACGTTCCTTCCCTCGAGAACCCTCTCCTTCAACGATCCCTTCCAGAATGACTTCATTGAGCTCGAGAAGAAGCTGGAGCAGATGGAGAGCCTTATGGAAAATCCCCCTTCCTCCATTTCCTCCGGGGGAGACTATCCCTTTATCGACTCATGA
- a CDS encoding ankyrin repeat domain-containing protein — protein MSRKYRVLAAMAIALLFLCASCEPVYIHDAVRSGDMAKVKAIIEKNPDLVNSPDAEGLTPLHMAAEKGNLPMVEFLVGKGAEIGAKDKKGQTALYLAGKQNHLEVAEFLRKQGAKE, from the coding sequence ATGAGCAGAAAGTACCGTGTCCTCGCCGCAATGGCCATAGCCCTGCTTTTTCTCTGCGCCTCATGCGAGCCGGTCTATATTCATGATGCCGTCCGGAGCGGCGACATGGCCAAAGTGAAAGCCATCATTGAGAAGAACCCCGATCTCGTCAACTCACCTGACGCGGAGGGCCTCACACCCCTCCACATGGCGGCAGAGAAAGGGAATCTCCCCATGGTGGAATTTCTCGTCGGTAAGGGAGCCGAAATCGGGGCAAAGGACAAGAAAGGGCAGACTGCCCTCTACCTTGCGGGAAAGCAGAATCATCTCGAGGTTGCGGAGTTCCTGAGGAAACAGGGAGCAAAGGAGTAG
- a CDS encoding ATP-binding protein produces the protein MSSHDRSLKSREVVQSKRLLFLIAVVLLITAVALFFIIMRLSRSGSKMHSSVVSLEADNAERKINAFFRPLLSCLAITRMWGEGGGLPLNDEKALTARFIPILIQYPEINALIVDDSDGKGYGLFRASEKWVSGLRVNKDASTEWVYRDSTSKVIGSGKNAPGNGGDLAAMMNIESAHAVDYYDGAYHWMAPCVVPVSSLPGITCLSGWKKGEKGGIAAFNVAISQIATLFSPLDSAVGKKVFILASRGEIIDLLPDWAATQSSGDDLKRILSLRGKADPVITATVADWKARAMPLSVPLKLTLEGKTWWYDIRKVSYGRDDHWVAVVLPEGPLFTEMKSSTLLLIFISITVCLVGGGSVIVLVRRYRAILAHLDKERESLPAGEEEYLSLIKKGESSSLEFKSSLRWDVKNACKEAKLEEVILKSIGAFNNSEGGILLIGVNDEGGILGIEADYGTLKEPGKDFFELHLRNLINTEYGIEYATKCLAIGFPMIQGREICAILIKRGERPLFTRISDKGGQKVEKFFVRSGNASREIAPLSELTRYLAGRFPISQNGGEKQ, from the coding sequence ATGAGTTCCCATGACCGGTCCTTGAAGAGCCGTGAAGTGGTGCAGAGCAAGAGGCTTCTTTTCCTTATTGCCGTCGTGCTTCTCATAACGGCGGTGGCCCTGTTCTTTATCATAATGAGGCTTTCCCGGTCAGGCAGCAAGATGCACAGCTCGGTGGTGAGCCTTGAGGCTGACAACGCCGAAAGAAAAATCAACGCTTTTTTCAGGCCTCTTCTTTCATGTCTTGCCATCACCAGGATGTGGGGTGAGGGAGGCGGCCTTCCTCTTAACGATGAAAAGGCGCTCACGGCAAGGTTTATCCCCATACTCATCCAGTATCCGGAGATCAATGCCCTCATAGTGGACGATTCTGACGGCAAAGGGTACGGGCTTTTCAGGGCCAGCGAAAAGTGGGTCTCGGGCCTGCGGGTGAATAAGGATGCTTCGACAGAATGGGTTTACCGTGACAGCACATCCAAGGTGATTGGCTCGGGAAAGAATGCCCCCGGAAACGGGGGAGACCTCGCGGCCATGATGAACATAGAGAGCGCTCATGCGGTGGATTACTATGACGGCGCCTATCACTGGATGGCGCCCTGCGTGGTTCCGGTCTCCAGTCTGCCCGGTATCACCTGCCTGTCGGGGTGGAAAAAGGGGGAGAAAGGGGGAATCGCCGCCTTTAACGTGGCGATTTCCCAGATCGCCACGCTCTTTTCCCCCCTCGACAGCGCGGTGGGAAAGAAAGTATTCATCCTTGCCAGCAGGGGAGAGATTATCGATCTTCTCCCGGACTGGGCAGCCACTCAGTCTTCAGGGGATGATCTCAAAAGAATTCTCTCTCTACGGGGGAAGGCCGACCCTGTCATCACTGCCACGGTGGCTGACTGGAAGGCCAGGGCAATGCCCCTCTCGGTGCCTTTAAAGCTCACCCTGGAGGGAAAGACCTGGTGGTATGATATAAGGAAAGTATCTTATGGAAGGGACGACCACTGGGTTGCCGTGGTGCTTCCCGAGGGGCCTCTTTTCACCGAGATGAAAAGCAGCACATTGCTCCTTATATTCATATCCATCACGGTCTGTCTGGTCGGCGGAGGATCGGTCATCGTCCTGGTGAGGAGGTACCGGGCGATCCTCGCGCACCTTGACAAGGAGAGGGAGTCACTTCCTGCAGGGGAGGAGGAATATCTCTCCCTTATTAAAAAGGGGGAGAGCTCGTCCCTGGAGTTCAAATCCTCACTGCGCTGGGATGTGAAGAATGCCTGCAAGGAGGCAAAACTCGAGGAGGTCATCCTGAAGTCCATAGGGGCCTTCAACAACTCGGAGGGCGGCATCCTTCTCATCGGGGTCAATGACGAGGGCGGAATCCTGGGTATTGAAGCCGATTACGGCACGCTGAAGGAGCCGGGAAAGGATTTCTTTGAGCTTCACCTCAGGAATCTGATAAATACAGAATACGGCATAGAATACGCGACCAAGTGCCTCGCCATCGGCTTCCCCATGATACAGGGTCGGGAGATATGCGCCATTCTGATAAAAAGAGGGGAGCGCCCCCTTTTTACCAGGATATCGGACAAGGGCGGCCAGAAGGTGGAAAAATTTTTCGTGCGCTCAGGAAATGCCTCAAGGGAAATCGCGCCGCTGTCCGAGCTTACCCGCTACCTTGCGGGGCGCTTTCCCATCAGTCAGAATGGAGGAGAAAAGCAATGA
- a CDS encoding carbohydrate kinase family protein has translation MEQPVIIGGASVDLKGRPFAKLKPRTSTIGRLERSFGGVGFNIAQNLAMLGVIPHFITIVGNDPEGHSILEECGRNGIATKLIEINADEHTAIFEAILDENGDLYGGISAMAIFDRITPEVLEPYEALLGKAPLVVTDCNIPQHTIEYIADFCSARRVPLWVEPTSTDKAPKILSRIAQVTYLSPNKEELETLLDMPLFSYPEMTDGARRLIRKGLEHLFITLGSDGVMWLAGEKALHRRSREVTTKDVTGAGDAFAAGVIWAILEGIPIDRAISYGMAAAIATLQVYKSVHPSLSSSLLESIMKDFFPNEQ, from the coding sequence ATGGAACAACCAGTTATCATTGGCGGCGCATCAGTCGATCTTAAAGGGAGGCCCTTCGCGAAACTCAAGCCCCGCACCTCAACCATCGGGCGCCTTGAGAGAAGCTTTGGCGGCGTGGGCTTCAACATTGCCCAGAACCTTGCTATGCTGGGCGTAATACCGCATTTCATCACCATAGTGGGCAATGATCCCGAAGGCCACAGCATTCTTGAAGAGTGCGGGAGAAATGGCATAGCCACAAAGCTCATTGAAATAAATGCCGATGAGCATACGGCCATATTCGAGGCAATCCTCGATGAAAATGGCGATCTCTACGGAGGAATCTCCGCAATGGCCATTTTTGACAGGATTACCCCCGAGGTCCTCGAGCCCTATGAAGCTCTCCTCGGCAAGGCTCCCCTCGTGGTGACCGATTGCAACATCCCGCAACACACCATTGAATATATCGCCGACTTCTGCTCAGCCCGGCGGGTCCCCCTCTGGGTTGAGCCCACCTCAACGGACAAAGCGCCCAAAATCCTTTCGCGAATCGCGCAAGTGACGTACCTCTCGCCGAATAAGGAGGAGCTTGAAACCCTGCTGGACATGCCCCTCTTCTCCTACCCTGAGATGACAGACGGTGCCAGGAGGCTCATAAGAAAGGGCCTTGAGCATCTTTTCATCACCCTTGGCTCTGACGGAGTCATGTGGCTTGCCGGCGAGAAGGCCCTTCACCGCCGTTCCAGGGAAGTGACTACCAAAGATGTGACCGGTGCAGGCGATGCCTTCGCTGCGGGAGTCATCTGGGCCATACTGGAGGGCATCCCGATTGACAGGGCAATATCATACGGCATGGCAGCGGCGATTGCCACGCTCCAGGTCTATAAATCAGTCCATCCCTCACTCAGCAGTTCCCTGCTTGAATCAATCATGAAAGACTTCTTCCCCAATGAGCAATGA
- a CDS encoding pseudouridine-5'-phosphate glycosidase, with product MSNENHPLLVHPGVAEALREGAPVVALESTIISHGMPYPHNVATARAVEEEVRRGGAHPATIAIIGGMICVGLSDEQLEFLAACREVSKASRRDIAILVSRGGHGSTTVSATMCCAAMAGISLFVTGGIGGVHRGAAMSFDISADLTELSLTPVAVVCAGAKSILDLPLTLERLETLGVPVIGFGTDEFPSFYSRTSGLPVDCRADTAEEAARIIKTQWDLGLRGGIVIANPIPPEHEIPFGELQDATEKALIEASQGGVKGKQLTPYLLERLHALTGGRSLEANKALILHNAAVGSAVACALSRLRKGDRHGA from the coding sequence ATGAGCAATGAGAACCACCCCCTCCTGGTCCACCCCGGAGTGGCGGAAGCGCTCCGTGAAGGGGCACCTGTCGTGGCCCTCGAATCCACTATTATCTCCCACGGCATGCCTTATCCCCACAACGTGGCGACAGCGCGGGCTGTAGAGGAAGAGGTCCGGCGGGGAGGGGCTCATCCGGCAACGATCGCCATTATCGGGGGAATGATCTGTGTCGGACTCAGCGATGAGCAGCTTGAGTTTCTTGCCGCGTGCCGCGAGGTAAGCAAGGCGAGCCGGCGGGACATCGCGATTCTCGTCTCACGGGGGGGGCATGGCTCCACGACCGTCTCGGCAACAATGTGCTGCGCCGCCATGGCAGGGATTTCCCTCTTTGTCACCGGAGGCATCGGCGGCGTACACCGCGGCGCCGCAATGAGCTTCGACATATCGGCCGATCTCACCGAGCTCTCCCTCACGCCCGTTGCGGTCGTATGTGCCGGGGCAAAATCCATCCTCGATCTGCCCCTTACCCTCGAGAGGCTCGAAACGCTGGGCGTACCGGTCATCGGCTTTGGCACCGACGAGTTCCCCTCATTCTATTCGCGCACAAGCGGCCTCCCTGTGGACTGCAGGGCCGACACCGCCGAAGAGGCCGCCAGAATCATCAAGACACAGTGGGATCTTGGCCTGAGAGGGGGAATAGTGATTGCCAACCCTATCCCCCCGGAGCACGAGATACCCTTCGGAGAGCTGCAGGATGCCACTGAAAAGGCTCTCATTGAGGCCTCACAGGGCGGGGTGAAAGGCAAGCAGTTGACACCATACCTTCTGGAAAGGCTTCATGCCCTCACGGGGGGGCGCTCTCTTGAAGCTAACAAAGCCCTCATACTGCACAATGCCGCCGTGGGAAGCGCTGTTGCCTGCGCCTTGTCCCGGCTCAGGAAGGGAGATCGCCATGGGGCGTGA
- a CDS encoding BtpA/SgcQ family protein codes for MGRDTVLKDSKAIIGMIHLDALPGTPPAQASLGEVLKKALEEASIYRESGIDMLALENMHDVPYLKGGVGPEIVAAMAVIAYEVRKSTGLPCGIQILAAANREALACAMAAELDFIRAEGFVFAHVADEGIIDGCAGDLLRYRRQIGASKVLVLTDIKKKHSSHALTSDVDIAETARAAQFQLSDGLIVTGVSTGAETDMEELAAVKDAVTIPVLVGSGITLENMERYLGRADALIVGSYFKYDGLWRNGVDPGRVKAFMKKARAIRKWLGAKA; via the coding sequence ATGGGGCGTGACACTGTTCTTAAGGATTCCAAGGCCATCATAGGCATGATCCACCTCGACGCACTCCCGGGGACGCCGCCGGCGCAGGCATCCCTTGGAGAGGTCCTGAAGAAAGCCCTCGAGGAGGCGAGCATTTACCGTGAAAGCGGCATTGACATGCTTGCCCTTGAAAACATGCACGACGTGCCTTACCTCAAGGGGGGCGTGGGACCGGAGATCGTAGCCGCCATGGCCGTCATTGCCTACGAGGTCCGGAAATCGACGGGACTCCCCTGCGGCATTCAGATTCTAGCCGCCGCCAACAGGGAGGCCCTGGCGTGCGCGATGGCGGCGGAGCTTGATTTTATCAGGGCCGAGGGATTTGTCTTCGCCCACGTGGCCGATGAAGGGATTATCGACGGGTGTGCCGGCGATCTGCTGAGGTACAGGCGGCAGATCGGGGCCTCTAAAGTGCTGGTCCTCACTGACATCAAAAAGAAGCACAGCTCCCATGCCCTCACCTCCGACGTGGACATAGCGGAAACCGCAAGAGCCGCGCAGTTTCAGCTCAGCGACGGCCTTATAGTGACTGGTGTCTCAACGGGTGCCGAGACCGACATGGAGGAGCTCGCTGCCGTCAAGGATGCCGTCACTATCCCTGTGCTTGTAGGATCGGGCATCACCCTGGAGAATATGGAGAGATATCTCGGCCGTGCTGACGCTCTTATCGTAGGCTCATACTTCAAATATGACGGACTGTGGCGAAACGGTGTTGATCCCGGCCGGGTGAAAGCCTTCATGAAAAAGGCCAGGGCAATAAGGAAATGGCTGGGAGCCAAGGCTTAG
- a CDS encoding molybdenum cofactor biosynthesis protein B: protein MSMEPHGKEACRQVKVTVATVSDTRTLEDDESGRIIIDLLGEKDHIITSRHLLKNIRGSIESFIFSVASAEKAEVLILTGGTGISPRDVTVDIVEKLLEKKIDGFGELFRHLSFQEIGTRAMMSRATAGLIGRLIVIAIPGSPHAARLAMERLILPELSHMAFEALKGSQMQ, encoded by the coding sequence ATGAGCATGGAACCGCATGGAAAAGAGGCCTGCCGCCAGGTAAAGGTCACGGTGGCAACGGTGAGTGACACGAGAACCCTGGAAGATGACGAATCAGGAAGGATAATCATTGATCTGCTCGGGGAAAAAGACCATATCATCACGAGCCGCCATCTCCTGAAGAATATAAGGGGCAGCATAGAGAGCTTCATTTTCAGCGTGGCCAGCGCAGAGAAGGCTGAAGTCCTCATCCTGACAGGAGGGACAGGCATCTCTCCCCGTGACGTGACCGTTGACATCGTCGAGAAGCTCCTGGAAAAGAAAATCGACGGCTTCGGCGAATTATTCAGGCACCTGAGCTTCCAGGAGATAGGCACCCGTGCCATGATGAGCAGGGCGACGGCAGGCCTCATAGGAAGGCTCATTGTCATTGCGATCCCCGGCTCACCCCATGCAGCAAGGCTCGCCATGGAAAGGCTCATCCTTCCCGAGCTTTCCCACATGGCCTTTGAAGCGTTAAAGGGGAGCCAGATGCAATGA
- a CDS encoding molybdopterin-binding protein: MKPIGTLISLEEALGICREHTAPVAEKEEISLAGASGRVLAADITAPLPIPSFDRAAMDGYAVRSEDTFGAGEFNAVSLRCLEKIHAGSAPSREIGRGECSQIATGAMVPRGADAVVMVEHTECRGDLILVHKPVYPRQHISPAGEDIKEGQAVLRRGDFLSPAKIGVLAALGALTACVFCRPRVAVIPTGNEVVPPGGPLGKGQIYDINSSTLKALLEAHGAEVILSGHVVEDDAGKLEEAIRAFRDFHIIIIAGGSSVGEKDLLAEAMSRLGKVLFHGIAVKPGKPTLLGKTGATLIFGMPGNPASCLSNAYIMLIPLVRAMAGLPAYEPRKVALPLARRVVSTLGRHQFLTVKTAGGQAEPAFKTSSSITSLALADGYIEIPPLVELLEEGTMVEVTLF; encoded by the coding sequence ATGAAGCCGATTGGCACGCTCATATCACTGGAGGAAGCCCTCGGCATCTGCCGCGAGCACACCGCACCTGTCGCAGAGAAAGAGGAGATCTCTCTTGCCGGGGCTTCCGGGAGAGTCCTCGCTGCCGATATCACGGCACCCCTGCCCATACCCTCCTTCGACCGCGCCGCAATGGATGGCTATGCCGTAAGAAGCGAGGACACCTTCGGCGCGGGAGAATTCAACGCCGTGAGCCTCAGGTGCCTGGAGAAAATCCACGCCGGCTCAGCGCCTTCCAGGGAAATCGGCAGGGGAGAATGCTCCCAGATAGCCACAGGGGCCATGGTCCCCCGGGGCGCCGATGCTGTAGTCATGGTCGAGCACACTGAGTGCCGCGGTGACCTTATTCTGGTCCATAAGCCCGTGTATCCCCGCCAGCATATCTCGCCGGCAGGAGAGGACATAAAAGAGGGACAGGCGGTGCTCAGAAGGGGCGACTTCCTGTCACCGGCAAAAATTGGCGTGCTGGCGGCACTGGGCGCCCTCACAGCCTGCGTCTTCTGCCGCCCCCGCGTGGCGGTGATACCCACAGGCAACGAGGTGGTCCCGCCGGGAGGGCCCCTTGGTAAGGGGCAGATATACGATATCAACTCCTCGACCCTCAAGGCCCTGCTGGAAGCCCATGGCGCCGAGGTGATCCTCTCCGGGCACGTGGTGGAAGACGATGCCGGGAAACTTGAGGAGGCGATAAGGGCTTTCAGGGATTTCCATATCATCATCATAGCGGGAGGAAGCTCCGTGGGGGAGAAAGACCTGCTCGCCGAAGCGATGAGCAGGCTTGGAAAAGTCCTTTTCCACGGCATTGCCGTGAAGCCGGGGAAGCCGACGCTGCTGGGGAAAACCGGTGCCACCCTCATTTTCGGCATGCCGGGAAACCCTGCCTCGTGCCTCTCAAACGCCTACATCATGCTGATCCCCCTCGTGAGGGCCATGGCGGGCCTCCCTGCCTATGAGCCGCGGAAGGTGGCTCTTCCCCTCGCGAGGAGAGTAGTCTCCACCCTGGGGAGACACCAGTTCCTCACGGTGAAGACTGCCGGCGGCCAGGCGGAGCCGGCATTCAAGACCTCCTCGTCAATCACCAGCCTTGCCCTCGCTGACGGCTATATAGAGATCCCGCCCCTGGTGGAACTCCTCGAGGAGGGCACCATGGTGGAAGTGACATTATTTTAG
- a CDS encoding nucleotidyltransferase domain-containing protein, with protein MESIRLNEELRMRIEQAVGYLIKIGAKEIYLFGSMAHGRDRDNSDIDLAVSGIPPEKFFKVLGEVGDILRHPFDLIDLDETNSFTRYLREEGELRRVG; from the coding sequence ATGGAAAGCATAAGACTCAATGAAGAACTGCGTATGCGTATAGAGCAGGCGGTGGGTTATTTGATCAAGATCGGAGCGAAAGAGATTTACCTGTTTGGCTCGATGGCTCACGGCAGAGATCGTGATAATTCAGATATCGACTTGGCCGTGTCGGGCATCCCCCCTGAAAAGTTTTTCAAGGTCCTGGGGGAAGTCGGTGATATCCTTCGCCACCCTTTTGATTTAATTGACCTTGATGAAACAAATTCCTTCACGCGCTATCTCAGGGAGGAAGGAGAGCTCAGACGTGTGGGATAA